ACATGGTCAACGCGATGGACCGCCAGGTCTTCCCTCCCCTGCTGCCCAAAATCCGTGAGGAGTACGGGTTCTCCCTGGAGCAGGGCGGGCTGCTGGCGACCAACTTCACCCTCGGCATGGCGCTGGCCGGCCTGCCCGCGGGTTACCTCCTTGACCGTTTCCGCCGCAAGACGATCTTGCTGTCCAGCATCGTGATCTACTCCCTGGGCACGATGGCCACGCCGCTGGCCACCGGTTTCGCCGACATGACCCTGTACCGGGTCGTCTCAGGCTTCGGTGAGGGCATGCAGTCCGCCGCCATCTTCGCGGCGATGGGCGCCTTCTTCGCCCACCGGCGCGGCCTCGCCTTCGGCATCATCGGCGTGGGCTACTCCGTCGGCGTGTTCATCGCCCCGCTCATCGGCGTCCATCTCACGGGCCTGCACGGCACCTGGCACTCGCCCTTCTACCTGTTCGGCACGGCAGGCCTGCTGATCGCCGCCGCCTCCCTGTTCCTCGTGCAGGCCGGTCTGACCGAGCACTCCACCGAGAAGGCCGTCTCGACCAGGACCTACGACCACGTGCCGGCCTCCGCCTACAACCGCAACACCATCGCCCTGACCGTCCACGCCGTCGTCAGCGGCGTGGCCATCTACGGGTTCCTCGGGCTCTACCCGACGTACCTCATCACGTCGCTGCACTACTCCGCCGAGCAGGCCGCACTGGCCATGAGCTTCCTCGGCTTCGGTGGCATGTCGGCCATTCTCGGCGGCTGGCTCGGCGACCGGGTCAACCAGCGCAACCTGCTGATCCTCAGCCTGCTGGCCGTCTCCGCCATCAGCGTGTGCGTCTACGAGACGCAGGCCTCAGTGGGCCTGCAGTGCGTGTTCGCCTTCCTCATGGGCGCGTTCGGGCTGGGCTTCATCTACCCCAACACGAACAGCGCGATGCAGCGGGCTGTCCGTCCCGGGCAGATCGGACGCGCCTCGGGCCTCTTCGTCACGAGCTACTACGGGCCGGCGGCATTCTCGGGATTGCTCTTCGCCGCCTTCGTGGACTCCTACGGCTGGAGCCAGGCGGGTCTGCTCCAGGTCACGTTCCTCCCGCTGGTGGGCGTCGCCGCCCTGGTCTTCGTCCGTCCCGCACTGTTCAACAACGCGGTCCGCTGACGAGCACACCGTCGGCACACCAAGGGGCCTGCCCACCGCCGAGCGGTGGGCAGGCCCCGTTGGGACGGAAGCCGACGGGCGTCCGCCGGTCAACGACTTTCGGCCACGACCGGATTGCGCAGGACGCCGATGCCCTCGATCTCGACCTCCACCTCGTCTCCGGGGCGGATCGGCCCGACGCCTGACGGCGTGCCCGTCATGATGACGTCCCCGGGCAGCAGCGTCAGGTGGCGGCTGAGGTAGCCGACGAGGTCCGGAACCGGGAGCAGCAGGTCGGCCGTGGTCGCAGACTGCATGACCGTGCCGTTCACACGGGTCGTCAGGGACAGTCCCGAAGGGTCGAGTTCGGTCGCGATGGCCGGCCCGAGCGGGGCAAAGGTGTCCTGGCCCTTCCCGATCAGAAGCGTTCCGTAGGTGCTTTCCTTGCGCTGGACGATGCGGTCGCTGACGTCATTCCCGCACGTATAGCCGAGGATGTACTCATGAGCCTCCGAGGGTTTCACATGGCGGGCTTTCTTTCCGATGATGACCACCAACTCGCCTTCGAAATGGATCAGTTCACCGTCCGCCGGATACACGATTGCATCCCCCGGTCCCACAACGGCCGTGCTCGGCTTCATGAAGCAGACCGGAACTTCGGGAATCTCACGGTCGGTTTCGTCGACATGTGAGGCGTAGTTGTAGGCGAACCCGAAAATCCGGGGTTGGTCGACCGGCGGGAGAATGACGACGTCGCCGACCTGGTCTACGTATCCCGTAGGGGACAACCCGGTGAAGGGATCACCCTCGAATCTCGCGATCCTCACGCCACCGGATTCGAGTTCTCCGTAATGACGCACGCCGCCGACGGCATACCTGACGATCCGCACGGAAAACCTCCGCAACTAGGCAGCCGCGGGCGGCTGCACGACCCATCCAGCAGTGCTAACGTTAGCATAAGGCAGTGATCATTCCGGACTCCCCCCCTCCCGCCGACCATGGAGGGCAACGGCAGTGCTATCGTTGGCACACGGAATGTGACGGCACGGGACAGTCAGTCGAGGGGATTCCTTACGTGATCACGACCAGGGACATCGCCGAGCGCCTCGGAGTCTCCGTGTCGACGGTGGGACGGGCGCTCGCCGACGATCCACGCATCAGCGAGGAGACCAAGTTCCGGGTGCGGCAGGCCGCTTCCGAGATGGGGTACGTCGGCAACCGCGCGGCCCGGATGATGCGCGGAGCGTCCAGCAACGTGGTCGCGCTGGTCATCCCGGACATCCGCAACAGCTTCTACTCGACGATCGCGCACGAGCTGTCCAAGAACATGGAGGCCCAGGGCTTCCAGCTGATGCTCTCGGAGACGGACGACGACCGGACGGCGGAACTGCGCCACCTGCGGGAGCTGTCCGCGAACCGCGTGGCGGGCGTCATCATCGTGCCCACCGCGCGCCCGCACAGCGAGTCCGTCAAACTCCTGCGGGCACTACCGCACTTGCAGCTGCTGCGCAGGCACCAGTCGCTCGGCTCCCAGTGGTTCGGCGTGGACGACCACGAGGCGCTGCGTCAGGCCACGGCCCACCTGGTGGCACAGGGCCACACCCGGATCGCCTACCTCGGCGGTCCCGAGGAGCTGCCCACGGGCGCGGAGCGTCTGCGCGGCTTCCGCACCGCCCTGCGCGAGGGCCGGCTGCAGGAGGCGGCGGGGCGCGCTGAGCTGGGACCGCCGTCATCGGTCGCCCACGGCCGCGAAACGGTACGCCGGCTGCTGAAGGGGCCGGATGCGCCCACCGCGCTCGTGCTGGGATCGATCCAGCTCACCCTCGGCGTCCTGGAGGAGTTGTCCCGGCAGGGCGTCAAGGTGCCCGAGGAGCTGTCCGTGGTCGGGTTCGGGGACGAGCCCGGGTTCTCCTGGTGGGGTCCCGGACTCACCACGATCGGCCTGCCCATCCAGGAGATGGCCACAGGCTGCGCGCTGTGGATGATGCGGCGCCTCAAGACCAAACCGAGCAACGACGGCCCGTACACGTCGGTCTCTCCAGGGTCACTGGTCCTGCGCGGCAGCACGGCACCCCCTGGCGGAAAGACTCCGTCCACGTCCGCCTGAGTCAGGGGGGACCCGCATGCGCGGGGACCTCGTCCACCACAGCGAAAGGCGCCCGGAGCAATGCGCTCCGGGCGCCTTCCCGTTCCCGCCACCGGGTCAGTACGTCCCACTGCGCAGCCGACGCATTACGGCAGCGGTGCGCACGAGCTCGTCGAGCATCTGCTCGGCGGCGGCCTCATGGATCTTGCCGGGCCGGAACGCACCGTCCTCGACGCGTTCGCTGACGAACGGAATGCTCACGGTCGGACCGATCGGCAGCATCCGCAGGTTGGCCACGACTTGCTTGGCCATCTGCACTGCGCGGGTGCCCGCCGAGACACCTCCGTAGCTGACGAACGCGGCCGGCTTGTGCTGCCACTCGACGACGAGGAAGTCCCACGCGTTCTTCAGGGGAGCCGGGAAACCTCCGTTGTATTCCGGGGTGACGAACACGAACGCGTCCGAGGCGTCGACGATCCGGCTCCATGCGCGGGTGTGGCTCTTCGTGTACGTCCGCAGAGCGGGCGGATGCGGCTCGTCGAAGAACGGCAGAGCGAGTTCTTGCAGGTCGACCAGGTGCGACTCGAACTGCTCGCACTCCGCGACCCGGGAGGTGAACCAGTCCGCGACGGACCTGCCCACGCGTCCGGGACGAGTGCTGGCCACCACCGTGGTGAGGGTCATGGGTGCCACAGAGGGCTCGGGTGTCATGTCGGCTCGCTTTCCTGTCGGCCGCGATCGGGCCCGGCGAACCCACGCTGCCCGTGCTGTCCGTCCGTCCAGGCAACGCGGGCTCGCCGGAGTTCTTGCCGCAGCGTCACAAGTCACGCGAGCGGACTATGCGAACGATAGCACAAGCTCGTCCACGGCATGGATGACGGAAACAGGCAACACAACAGCCCACCGCAACAGCTTTCACCCTTGACAGAACCATCGACACTTCCCACCATTGCGCTATCGTTAGCACTACGAGAGCCGGGTTCTCATACGCCTCCGGCTGCGCGGACGGCCGCCCCCTGATGACAGGCACAGGCACCGCTCGGCGCCCCGATCGTCCGAACTCCGAAAGGTTGCACCGCCATGACAGACGCGCGGATCGCCAAGCTCCACGGCCGCAGGGTGTGGGACTCACGCGGGCGGCCGACCGTGGAGGTCGAGGTCCATCTCGCAAGCGGCGCGACCGGCCGGGCCATCGCACCGGCGGGCGCGTCGACGGGCCGGGGAGAGGCGCTCGACCTGCGCGACGGCGGCAGCAGCTTCGGCGGACTCGACGTGCACCGTGCGGTCGGCTCCGTGAACCAGGAGATCGCACCCGCCCTCCTGACCCGCGACGCGACCGACCAGGAGGCCGTCGACCGGCTCCTGGTGGACCTCGACGGCACCCCCGACCGCAGCCGTCTCGGCGGCAACGCGATCGTGGCCACGTCCATGGCGGTACTGCACGCCGCCGCCGCGTCCGCGGGCGTACCGCTGTGGCAGCATCTGGCCGGCGGACGACCGGTCCGCATCCCCCTGCCGGAGATCCAGATCTTCGGCGGCGGCGCCCATGCGGACCGTCGCGTCGACGTCCAGGACTTCATGGTGATGTGCCCCGCGGCCGGCAGCTTCTCCGATGCGCTGGACTGGACCGCGGAGATCTACCGGGCGGCCGGAGGCCTGATGCGCAAGGCCGGAAAGGCGCAGGGTGTAGCCGACGAGGGCGGCTTCTGGCCCGCGTTCGGCTCCAACGAGGAGGCGCTCGAGACGCTGACCCGGGCGATCGAGGCCGCGGGCTTCGCGCCCTCGACGCAGGTCGGCATCTCGCTGGACGTGGCAGCCTCGCAGTTCGGCAGCGGCGGTCGGTACACGCTGGCCCTGGACGACCGTACGCTGGACACCGCCGCGCTGATCGACATGCTGGGCGACTGGATCGAGCAGTATCCGATCCTGTCCGTCGAGGACCCCGTGGGTGAGGACGACACCGACGGCATGGTGGAGTTCACCCGGCGCCACGGCCACCGCTGCCAGGTGATCGGCGACGACTACCTGGTCACGAACGCCAAGCGGGTGGAGGCGGCGGCCACCGGCGGGGCGGCGAACGCCGTCCTCGTCAAGCCGAACCAGGCCGGCACGGTCACGGAGGCGTTCCAGGCCCTGCGCGCCGGGAAGGACGCCGGCTTCGGCACCATCGTCTCGGCCCGGTCCGGTGAGACCGAGGACATCACCATCGCGCATCTCAGCGTCGGCTGGGATGCCGGCCAGCTGAAGGTGGGCTCGTTCACCCGCTCCGAGCGCATGGCCAAGTGGAACGAGGTGCTGCGTATCGAGGAGTCCCTCGGCGAATCCGCGGAATTCAGCGGATGGTCCGCCTTCACATTCCCCGAATCCGGGCCCTCCACAGCCAAGCCGTAAAAACACCCCGAAGTATTACAGTCACCGAAATACAGAGCCGATCGGAGCACGGAGACCAGCATGCTGCCACCCGTCAATATGCGCCCGAGTTTCAACATCACCCGCTCCAGCCATGTCCGGCTCACCGTCGCCGACCTGGCCGAGAGCCGGAACTTCTACGCGAGGGCGCTGGGGCTCGTCGTCAGCGACGAGGACGACCGCACCTGCCACCTGCGCGGCCTGGCCGAGGCCTGCCACCACAGTCTCGTCCTGGAGCTCGACGAGGAGGGCGCGGGCGCGTGCAGGAGGATCGGCTTCAGGGTGCTCTTCGACGAAGACCTCGATCTCGCATACGCCTGGTTCCGTGAGCGCGGCCTGCCCGCCGAGTGGGTCGACGCCCCGTACCAGGGCCGCACCCTGCACGTCAGCGACCCCATCGGCACGCCGCTCGAACTGTGCGCCCACATGGAGACCAGGCCGCGGCTGCACATCGACTTCGCTCGGTACAAGGGCGCCCACGCTCAGCGTCTGGATCACTTCCAGACCTTCGCGCCGGACACCTACGAACTGACCGCCTTCTACGGCGAACTCGGCTTCCGCAACTCGGAGTACCTGGAGCACGGCGACAAGCTGCTGGGCGCCTTCATGTACCGCAAGGGCACCTGCCTGGACCTCGCGATCGTCGAGAACACCGGGCCCGCCCTGCACCACTTCGCCTACACCGTCTCCGAGAGCCGCGACATCTTCTCCGCCTGCGACTGGGCAGGCATCCTCGGATACGGCGACGGCGTGGAGCGGGGCCCGGGACGGCACGGTCCGGGCGGGATGCTCTTCGCCTACCTCCGGGACCCCGACGGGCACCGGGTGGAGGTCTTCAACAGCCATTACCAGACGATCGACACCGAGATCGAGCCCGTGCGCTGGGACGCGGCATCGCTGAGCACCAACGCGCGCTGGGGCCTGCCGGCCCTGGAGAAGTGGTACTTCGAGGCGTCGCCCTTCGTCGGCGTACCGCAGATCCCGCCGGCCGAGCCGCCGAAACCGATGTCGCTGGAGCGGTTCCTGCTCGAGCAGCCCCTCCCCTGACCTTCCGTCCACCCCGCCCCAAGGAGACGTCATGGCACGAGTTCCCTACCTGCGCCGCGAGGACGCGGACGAGTCGCTGAAGCCGCTCTACGACCGGCTGGAGACCGAACGCAAGGTACCGACGGCGAACATCTTCCTCGCCCTCACCAACGCGCCCACCCAGCTGGACGCCTTCCTGACCTACGCCGACTCACTGCGGGCCGCCGACCTCAGCCCCAAGTTGCGCGAGCTGGCGATCCTGACCGTGGGTCACGCCACCCGGTCCGCGTACGAGGTCGCACACCACCAGTCGCACGGTCTCAAGGCCGGGCTCACCGAGGAACAGCTCGCGGCGGTGGCCGACTTCGAGTCGGCCGACCTGTTCGACGAGACGGAGAAGGCGGTCATGCGCCTCGCCAGGGAGTCCACGCTCCAGGTCGACGTCTCGGCGGAGACGTGGCGTGCCGCCGCCGCGCACCTGACGGACCGGCAGATGGTCGAACTGTCGTTGTCCATCGCCTGGTACAACTCCGGCGTCCGGATCATGGGTCTGCTGGACATCGACCTCGAAGACAATTACCCGAATCCTTTCCCGAATTCGTAGCTCTCGGCACCCTACCGCCCCTCAATTCCGGAGTTTTTCAATGGCGAAAATGCTCGCTGCACGACTGCACGCGCTCGGTGAGCCGATGTCGGTGGACACGATCGACGTGCCGGTCCCGCGGCCGACCGACGTGCTGGTGCGGGTCAAGGCATGCGGAATCGTGCCGAACATGGCGAATGTGATCAACAACTGGCCCACCTGGTATCCCCACCAGCCCTTGCCCAAGCTCCCCGCGATCTTCGGTCTGGACCCGGCGGGCGTGGTCGAGGCGGTCGGCGAGGCGGTGCTCAACACCAAGCCCGGCGATTGGGTCTATGTGAGCCCGCTGCGATCCTGCGGCAGCTGTCAGGTGTGCCGCGGGGGCGAGCTCAGCCGGTGCCGCTACTTCACCCTGAACGGCTACTTCAGCACCTCGCGCGACGGCCAGCGGATCTTCGACCTCTACCCCTACGGCGGCTTCGCCGAGTACATGACGGCGCCGCAGTACTCGATCGTCAACATCCCCGACAACATGACGTTCGAGCAGGCCGGCAAGCTCGGTTACATCGGCACCTCCTACGGAGCCCTCAAGCACGCGGCGGCCGGCCCCGGCCAGGTCGCGCTCATCGACGGGATCACGGGCACACTCGGTGTCGCCTCCACCCTCCTCGCACTGGCCTCCGGCGTCTCCAGGGTCCTCGGCACGGGCCGCAACGAGGAACTCCTCAAGCGCGTCAAGGAGCTGGCCCCGGACCGGATCGAGGTCATGCGCCTGGGCGAGGGCTCCACCGGCGAGTGGGCCAAGTCCCGCACCGGCGGCGAGGGAGCGGACTTCGTCATCAGCGCCCTCGGCGCCAAGGCCCCGGTGGAGACGATGCTCGACTCCATGCAGGGCGTGCGCCGCGGCGGCAAGGTGGTCAATGTGGGCGGCGTGGCCGACCGGCTGCCCGTCGACGTGAAGTGGCTCATGGACGAGCAGGTCCAGCTGATCGGCTCCAACTGGTTCACCACCGCGCAGGGCCAGGAAGTCGCCGACATGGTGGCGACCGGGGCACTGGACCTGTCGTACCTGATCACCAAGCCCTTCCCGCTGGCCGAGGTCAACGAGGCGATTTCGGGGCGCGCCACCGACCTCGACGGCGGATTCAGCAACTACGTCGTGATCCCCTGAACCAGCAGATCCCTCATACTCACCCCGCGGCGGCCCTGTTCTGCCCTGACGCCGCCGCGGGGTGTCCCGGCAAGACGGAGGAATCGGTGGAACTGCGCTGGCTGGAATCGTTCGTCGTCGTCGCGGAGGAACTGCACTTCGCGCGGGCCTCGGACCGTCTGCATCTCGCACCGTCGGCACTCAGCGCCCAGATCAGAGCCCTGGAGTCACACCTCGGCGTACGGCTCATCGACCGGGGACGGCGCACCCGCCCGGCTCTGACCAGCGCCGGGCGGCTCTTCCTCGAAGAGGCGCGGCTCACCCTCGCGCAGGCCGCGCGGGCCGAGGCGGTGGGCCGGCGTGCCGGTCGAGGGGAGCTGGGACATGCCCACATCGCGTACGTCGCCTCGGCCGCGTTCTCCGGCGTGCTGACCGACGTCCTCACCCGCTGCGCGGCCCCCGGCACCGAACTCACCGTACGGGTACGCGAGTTGGAAACACCGGCCCAACTGCAAGCGCTGGCCTGCGGGGACATCGACGTCGGCTTCCTGCGCTGGAGACCGGAGTACCCACCCGAAGTCACGGCCACCTGCCTGCTCACCGAGCAGATCGTCCTCGCGCTGCCGGCTACCGCGCCACTGGCGGCGTACGAGGCGGTACCGGCCGCCAAGCTGTGCGACGAGAACTTCGTGGCCCCGCACTTCGACGAGGAGTACGGCTGCCGTGACCAGATCCTCGAAGTGGCGGAGCAAGGGGGCTTCAGCCCGCGCTGCGCTCCTCCGGTGCGGGACTTCATCGCGGCTCTGACGCTGGTGGGCGGCGGTCTCGCGGTGGCCCTGGTCCCCGACTCGCTGCGCCGCGTCCAGATCCCCGGAGTGGCGTACCGGCCGCTGGCGGACGTGGCGCTGACGACCCGGCTGGTCGGCGCCTACCGCAAGGGGGAGACCTCACCTGCCGTGCGCGGCGTGATCCGCCGCCTCCGGGAGGCCGCTGCCGCCACGGCCACCGCCTGAACGCCGACCCGCAGCAGGCGTCCGGCACGAGCCTGACGCTCCGTCGGCATGCAGACCTTCGGGACTGCGGACAGCGTCGAACCGGCGCACCTTTGTACGCGGATGACGCACCGTTCCAGCAGGTCAGAGGCTGTGTACCCGACCTACGCTCAACACGGCAGCACACACCGTGGCGGCGTCGGTCGACAGCCGCCCCACGCAGGGACAGGCGGAGCAGTACATGACAGCGATCAAGCACGTGGGCGTCGTAGGCGCGGGCCAGATGGGCCGGGGCATCACCGAGGTGTGCGCCCGGGCCGGACTGCACGTCACGTTGTGCGACGTGACCGAGGACAGGGCCCGGGCCGGTCTGGCGGGTGTGGCGGACTCCCTGCTGAAGGCGGAGAAGCGCGGTGCCCTCGCGCCCGAGGACCGCGCACACGCCCTTGCGGGGGTCTCGGTCACCGACGACCTCTCCCGCCTGGGCGGGGCGGACCTGGTCATCGAGGCGGCCGTCGAGGACGAGCAGGCCAAGACTGCACTGTTCCGGCAGCTGGGCGAGGTGGTCACGGACCCTGCCGCCGTACTGGCCAGCAACACCTCCTCGATCCCCATCGCCCGTCTCGCCGCCGCGGCCGGACGTCCGGAATCGGTGGTCGGCCTGCACTTCTTCAACCCCGTCCCCGTCATGCCACTCGTCGAGGTCGTCCCCTCCCTGCACACCTCGAAGGCAACGGAACTGCGCGTGCGTGCCTTCGCGAGCGAGATCCTGGGCAAGCAGACGATCGTCGCGCAGGACCGTGCCGGCTTCGTGGTGAACTCCCTGCTGATTCCGTACCTGTTGGCGGCCGTGCGCATGGTCGGCTCCGGCACGGCGACGGCGGAGGACATCGACACCGGGATGACCGCCGGCTGCGCTCACCCCATGGGCCCGCTGCGCCTGGCCGACCTCATCGGGCTGGACACCGTGGCGGCGATAGGCGAGGCACTGTACGAGGAGTACCGGGAACCGCTGTACGCCCCTCCCCCGCTGCTGCGGCGCATGGTCGAATCGGGCTTGCTGGGCGTGAAGTCGGGGCAGGGTTTCTTCAACTACCGGGCGGCCTGAAGGCCCACGCTGTTTCAGCGTCACCGGCCCGCCGTGCGCGCCTCCCGGGGACTCATGCCATACGCCGCCTTGAAGGCGTGGCTGAAGTGGGCCGGGTCCGCGAAGCCCCAGCGCCCGCCGACGGCGCCGACGGGAAGGTGGTCCAGGGCCGGATCGGTGAGGTCACGTCGGCACCGGGCCAGACGCTGTTCCCGGATCCAGCCCGAGACCGTGTACCCCTGTGCCGCCAGCAACTTGTACAGGTAGCGGCGGGAGATGCGGTGGGCGGCCGCGATCCCCTCGGGGCTCAGCCCGGGGTCGGCGAGCCGCTGCTCCATGTAGACGAGGACGCGCTCGGTGAGCAGGTCCGGGCCGTCGTCTTCTGTTGTCCGGTCCGCGTCGGCGTGCTCCGCGAGCAGGGTGCCGATCAGGTCGATCACGTTGTCGGCAAGCCGGGGCGTGCCACGGGACTCCAGGTGCTCCATCTGCCGCGCCAGCCCGTGCAGGAGAGGCAGTACCACCTGCCCGAGCCCGTCGTGGCAGGGCACCGGAGTCGCCGTCACGCGCGACAGATCACGCTCCGCCAGCGGCAGCATGCCTCGCGGGAACATCAGGACGAGACCGGTGTGGGACTGGTGGAGGTCGTAGCTGAAGGGACGACGCGTGTCGTAGACGACCAGTTCGCCCGGCCCCACCCTGGCCTGACGGTCCCGCTGGGTGAGCACGCCCTGCCCGGTGAGCTGCACGGTGAGCTGGAAGAAGTCGGGCGCGTCGGAGGCGATGTGCCGGCGGGTACGCGCGACGCTGTGCGGTGCGGCCGAGATGACGGACATCTGTACCTGGCCGACGCGCACGGCGTGCAGTGATGCCCTGAATTCGGCGTTCTCGCGCGGCAGGACCTCCAGGGGCACGAGGTTCCGGCCGACGGCGTCCCGCCAGCATTCCAGTCGCTCGGTGGCCGTGCCGTGGCTCGGCGTCGTGATCCGGGGCATGCGGCTCTCCTCCCGGCTCGTCCGGCCCTGCGAGGAGCGGGCCCGGACGGTATTCCAGGTGAGGAATGGTAAGTCCCTCCGGGCGATCCGCGACCAGCTCCCGGGACGTGTTCTCAACCACGCAAGTTACCGGTGCTCCCGGACGCAAGCAGGACCTGCGCCCCGCCCCACATCATGCGAGCAGTGACCGGGCCCCCTTCGGCCGGCGTTCGATCGCCCTCGCGCCGGAGCGGCCGCTCTCCGCAAGCCCATTCGAGGCTCCCCCATCAGCCGCACGCGGTTCTGCTGCCGCACGACCGCAGGCCTTCACAAGGATCGATCATGACGACATTGCTCGACTCCACCTCATCGCACGACCAGGAATCCGACGACGGGGTGCTGGGCCGCGTCCGCGCACACCTGCCCCGGATCACGGCACGTTCCGCCGAGGCCGAGGCCGCGCGGGCCGTTCCCA
The genomic region above belongs to Streptomyces coeruleorubidus and contains:
- a CDS encoding alcohol dehydrogenase catalytic domain-containing protein → MLAARLHALGEPMSVDTIDVPVPRPTDVLVRVKACGIVPNMANVINNWPTWYPHQPLPKLPAIFGLDPAGVVEAVGEAVLNTKPGDWVYVSPLRSCGSCQVCRGGELSRCRYFTLNGYFSTSRDGQRIFDLYPYGGFAEYMTAPQYSIVNIPDNMTFEQAGKLGYIGTSYGALKHAAAGPGQVALIDGITGTLGVASTLLALASGVSRVLGTGRNEELLKRVKELAPDRIEVMRLGEGSTGEWAKSRTGGEGADFVISALGAKAPVETMLDSMQGVRRGGKVVNVGGVADRLPVDVKWLMDEQVQLIGSNWFTTAQGQEVADMVATGALDLSYLITKPFPLAEVNEAISGRATDLDGGFSNYVVIP
- a CDS encoding LysR substrate-binding domain-containing protein, which produces MELRWLESFVVVAEELHFARASDRLHLAPSALSAQIRALESHLGVRLIDRGRRTRPALTSAGRLFLEEARLTLAQAARAEAVGRRAGRGELGHAHIAYVASAAFSGVLTDVLTRCAAPGTELTVRVRELETPAQLQALACGDIDVGFLRWRPEYPPEVTATCLLTEQIVLALPATAPLAAYEAVPAAKLCDENFVAPHFDEEYGCRDQILEVAEQGGFSPRCAPPVRDFIAALTLVGGGLAVALVPDSLRRVQIPGVAYRPLADVALTTRLVGAYRKGETSPAVRGVIRRLREAAAATATA
- the eno gene encoding phosphopyruvate hydratase, producing the protein MTDARIAKLHGRRVWDSRGRPTVEVEVHLASGATGRAIAPAGASTGRGEALDLRDGGSSFGGLDVHRAVGSVNQEIAPALLTRDATDQEAVDRLLVDLDGTPDRSRLGGNAIVATSMAVLHAAAASAGVPLWQHLAGGRPVRIPLPEIQIFGGGAHADRRVDVQDFMVMCPAAGSFSDALDWTAEIYRAAGGLMRKAGKAQGVADEGGFWPAFGSNEEALETLTRAIEAAGFAPSTQVGISLDVAASQFGSGGRYTLALDDRTLDTAALIDMLGDWIEQYPILSVEDPVGEDDTDGMVEFTRRHGHRCQVIGDDYLVTNAKRVEAAATGGAANAVLVKPNQAGTVTEAFQALRAGKDAGFGTIVSARSGETEDITIAHLSVGWDAGQLKVGSFTRSERMAKWNEVLRIEESLGESAEFSGWSAFTFPESGPSTAKP
- a CDS encoding NADPH-dependent FMN reductase encodes the protein MTLTTVVASTRPGRVGRSVADWFTSRVAECEQFESHLVDLQELALPFFDEPHPPALRTYTKSHTRAWSRIVDASDAFVFVTPEYNGGFPAPLKNAWDFLVVEWQHKPAAFVSYGGVSAGTRAVQMAKQVVANLRMLPIGPTVSIPFVSERVEDGAFRPGKIHEAAAEQMLDELVRTAAVMRRLRSGTY
- a CDS encoding fumarylacetoacetate hydrolase family protein, producing the protein MRIVRYAVGGVRHYGELESGGVRIARFEGDPFTGLSPTGYVDQVGDVVILPPVDQPRIFGFAYNYASHVDETDREIPEVPVCFMKPSTAVVGPGDAIVYPADGELIHFEGELVVIIGKKARHVKPSEAHEYILGYTCGNDVSDRIVQRKESTYGTLLIGKGQDTFAPLGPAIATELDPSGLSLTTRVNGTVMQSATTADLLLPVPDLVGYLSRHLTLLPGDVIMTGTPSGVGPIRPGDEVEVEIEGIGVLRNPVVAESR
- a CDS encoding carboxymuconolactone decarboxylase family protein; protein product: MARVPYLRREDADESLKPLYDRLETERKVPTANIFLALTNAPTQLDAFLTYADSLRAADLSPKLRELAILTVGHATRSAYEVAHHQSHGLKAGLTEEQLAAVADFESADLFDETEKAVMRLARESTLQVDVSAETWRAAAAHLTDRQMVELSLSIAWYNSGVRIMGLLDIDLEDNYPNPFPNS
- a CDS encoding MFS transporter translates to MTHAAQVDTSAVPADGTLQESTRPPISRAMVGVGFLLIVLSYMVNAMDRQVFPPLLPKIREEYGFSLEQGGLLATNFTLGMALAGLPAGYLLDRFRRKTILLSSIVIYSLGTMATPLATGFADMTLYRVVSGFGEGMQSAAIFAAMGAFFAHRRGLAFGIIGVGYSVGVFIAPLIGVHLTGLHGTWHSPFYLFGTAGLLIAAASLFLVQAGLTEHSTEKAVSTRTYDHVPASAYNRNTIALTVHAVVSGVAIYGFLGLYPTYLITSLHYSAEQAALAMSFLGFGGMSAILGGWLGDRVNQRNLLILSLLAVSAISVCVYETQASVGLQCVFAFLMGAFGLGFIYPNTNSAMQRAVRPGQIGRASGLFVTSYYGPAAFSGLLFAAFVDSYGWSQAGLLQVTFLPLVGVAALVFVRPALFNNAVR
- a CDS encoding VOC family protein; translation: MLPPVNMRPSFNITRSSHVRLTVADLAESRNFYARALGLVVSDEDDRTCHLRGLAEACHHSLVLELDEEGAGACRRIGFRVLFDEDLDLAYAWFRERGLPAEWVDAPYQGRTLHVSDPIGTPLELCAHMETRPRLHIDFARYKGAHAQRLDHFQTFAPDTYELTAFYGELGFRNSEYLEHGDKLLGAFMYRKGTCLDLAIVENTGPALHHFAYTVSESRDIFSACDWAGILGYGDGVERGPGRHGPGGMLFAYLRDPDGHRVEVFNSHYQTIDTEIEPVRWDAASLSTNARWGLPALEKWYFEASPFVGVPQIPPAEPPKPMSLERFLLEQPLP
- a CDS encoding 3-hydroxybutyryl-CoA dehydrogenase; the encoded protein is MTAIKHVGVVGAGQMGRGITEVCARAGLHVTLCDVTEDRARAGLAGVADSLLKAEKRGALAPEDRAHALAGVSVTDDLSRLGGADLVIEAAVEDEQAKTALFRQLGEVVTDPAAVLASNTSSIPIARLAAAAGRPESVVGLHFFNPVPVMPLVEVVPSLHTSKATELRVRAFASEILGKQTIVAQDRAGFVVNSLLIPYLLAAVRMVGSGTATAEDIDTGMTAGCAHPMGPLRLADLIGLDTVAAIGEALYEEYREPLYAPPPLLRRMVESGLLGVKSGQGFFNYRAA
- a CDS encoding LacI family DNA-binding transcriptional regulator, encoding MITTRDIAERLGVSVSTVGRALADDPRISEETKFRVRQAASEMGYVGNRAARMMRGASSNVVALVIPDIRNSFYSTIAHELSKNMEAQGFQLMLSETDDDRTAELRHLRELSANRVAGVIIVPTARPHSESVKLLRALPHLQLLRRHQSLGSQWFGVDDHEALRQATAHLVAQGHTRIAYLGGPEELPTGAERLRGFRTALREGRLQEAAGRAELGPPSSVAHGRETVRRLLKGPDAPTALVLGSIQLTLGVLEELSRQGVKVPEELSVVGFGDEPGFSWWGPGLTTIGLPIQEMATGCALWMMRRLKTKPSNDGPYTSVSPGSLVLRGSTAPPGGKTPSTSA